A window from Salvia miltiorrhiza cultivar Shanhuang (shh) chromosome 2, IMPLAD_Smil_shh, whole genome shotgun sequence encodes these proteins:
- the LOC131007656 gene encoding G-type lectin S-receptor-like serine/threonine-protein kinase At4g27290, which yields MAQFTFTRITTILCSLLHSIAFQSLTVGAVNDHILFPNQTLVLGQTLVSQDQVFEMGFFSPGRSSNSFLGIWYKSTPEVVVWVANRNHPITASQAAVSMISKNGSLVISSDESVIWSASSSEVARNPVVQLLDSGNLVVVDNTREGYLWQSFDYPTDTMLPGMIMTDGNDTGVERYLTSWRNPEDPSPGDFVHKIQNRGLAEVVTLRGESKRYRIGQWNGRCFGGGPRFPNAFYKPELVFKQERLISIGEPYQSSVLVRTTLDTSGALLRLTMNARKDKWNLALTFPQETCDEYASCGPNCICRSRTDSPVRCQCLKGYAPKFQRYWDLQDWSGGCTRTEPLNCDGGDGFLEVRGVKYPDMLRFWLSTTMSLGECKAECFKNCSCTAYANPFITNGGSGCLMWFGDLIDIKELSAADSKQNMYIRVPLSELDFNSGLEEKEKEKKEDKEKEWPIKLILISIASGILISALINACVLMAGRKRPAAKRNDEDLELPVIKMATIVQATNNFSTENMIGVGGFGPVYKGNMPSGEEIAVKRLSKSSRQGLEEFRNEVMVIAKLQHRNLVRLLGCCIEEEERMLIYEYLQNKSLDLFVFDHSEKTLLTWPNRYDIIMGIARGLLYLHHDSRLKIIHRDLKTSNILLDGHLTPKISDFGLARIFEEDQSLARTKRVIGTYGYMAPEYAIDGKFSVKSDIFSLGVVLLEIISGKKNRGYGHTDHYLNLLGHAWLLWKENNILELMDECLYDTYTESQVKRCMQVGLLCVQKFAEDRPNMSAVVSMLGSDGAVLAEPKEPGFFIERSSSLVGSCTSPSCIESENETITITDLEAR from the exons ATGGCGCAGTTCACTTTCACTAGAATCACTACAATCCTCTGCTCACTGCTTCACTCCATCGCTTTTCAAAGTTTAACAGTTGGAGCAGTTAACGATCACATACTTTTCCCAAATCAAACACTTGTTCTTGGGCAGACTCTGGTTTCTCAAGACCAAGTTTTTGAAATGGGTTTTTTCTCGCCGGGAAGATCTTCAAATAGTTTCCTGGGCATATGGTACAAGAGCACACCAGAAGTAGTAGTCTGGGTTGCAAACAGAAACCATCCCATCACCGCCTCACAAGCAGCAGTTTCCATGATTTCCAAAAATGGAAGTCTTGTTATAAGCAGTGACGAGAGCGTTATCTGGTCGGCTAGTTCGTCAGAGGTAGCAAGAAATCCAGTTGTACAGCTGCTGGATTCTGGAAACTTGGTTGTCGTAGATAACACGAGGGAAGGCTACCTGTGGCAGAGTTTTGATTATCCAACTGACACAATGTTGCCCGGCATGATAATGACGGACGGCAATGATACTGGTGTGGAAAGGTATCTGACGTCATGGAGAAATCCGGAAGATCCATCTCCTGGTGATTTTGTTCACAAGATCCAAAACCGAGGCTTGGCTGAGGTGGTGACTCTAAGAGGGGAAAGCAAAAGATACAGAATTGGACAGTGGAATGGGAGATGTTTTGGCGGTGGTCCACGCTTTCCCAATGCCTTTTACAAACCAGAGTTGGTATTCAAACAAGAGAGGTTGATATCCATAGGAGAGCCCTACCAGAGCTCAGTTCTGGTAAGAACTACTTTAGATACATCTGGTGCTCTCCTGCGCCTTACCATGAATGCCAGAAAAGATAAGTGGAATCTTGCCCTCACGTTTCCTCAAGAAACGTGCGATGAATACGCTAGTTGTGGTCCTAACTGTATCTGCAGATCTAGAACTGACAGCCCAGTTAGATGCCAGTGTTTAAAGGGATATGCCCCTAAGTTCCAAAGGTATTGGGACCTTCAAGATTGGTCGGGTGGATGCACTAGAACAGAACCGCTGAATTGCGATGGTGGAGATGGATTTCTAGAGGTTAGAGGGGTGAAGTATCCTGATATGTTGAGGTTTTGGTTAAGTACGACGATGAGCCTTGGTGAGTGCAAAGCCGAGTGCTTTAAAAACTGTAGTTGCACTGCATATGCTAATCCATTCATTACAAATGGAGGCAGTGGCTGCTTGATGTGGTTTGGTGATCTCATTGATATCAAAGAACTTTCTGCAGCAGATAGTAAGCAGAACATGTATATCCGTGTGCCACTTTCTGAACTAG ATTTTAACTCCGGTTTagaggagaaggagaaggagaagaaggaggATAAGGAGAAGGAATGGCCTATCAAGTTGATACTGATATCAATTGCTTCTGGTATTCTCATCTCAGCCTTAATCAATGCATGTGTTTTAATGGCAGGACGAAAGAGGCCAG CCGCAAAAAGGAATGATGAGGATTTAGAATTACCTGTGATCAAAATGGCAACTATTGTGCAAGCAACAAATAATTTCTCAACAGAAAATATGATTGGAGTTGGAGGTTTCGGACCTGTTTACAAG GGGAACATGCCATCGGGAGAAGAAATCGCTGTCAAAAGATTATCAAAATCTTCACGACAGGGTCTTGAAGAGTTTAGAAATGAAGTTATGGTGATTGCAAAACTTCAACATCGAAACCTCGTTAGACTTTTGGGATGTTGCATTGAAGAAGAGGAGAGGATGCTAATCTATGAATATTTACAGAACAAAAGTCTAGATCTTTTTGTTTTTG ATCACAGTGAGAAAACACTATTGACATGGCCGAATCGTTATGACATTATCATGGGAATTGCAAGGGGATTGCTATATCTCCATCATGATTCCAGATTAAAGATTATTCATAGGGATCTCAAAACGAGCAATATTTTACTAGACGGACATTTAACTccaaaaatttcagatttcGGCCTAGCAAGAATTTTTGAAGAGGATCAATCTCTTGCCAGAACAAAAAGAGTTATTGGGACATA TGGATACATGGCTCCGGAATATGCAATTGATGGGAAATTCTCGGTGAAATCTGACATCTTTAGCCTTGGAGTGGTTTTGCTGGAGATAATTAGCGGGAAAAAGAACAGAGGATATGGACACACGGATCACTATCTTAACCTCTTGGGCCAT GCATGGTTGCTGTGGAAAGAAAACAATATTCTAGAGTTGATGGATGAATGTTTATATGATACATATACGGAGTCCCAAGTGAAGAGATGCATGCAAGTTGGGTTATTATGCGTTCAGAAATTTGCAGAAGATAGGCCAAACATGTCAGCTGTGGTTTCAATGTTAGGAAGTGATGGAGCAGTTTTGGCGGAACCAAAAGAGCCTGGGTTTTTTATCGAAAGAAGTAGCAGCCTGGTGGGGAGTTGTACATCGCCCTCATGTATTGAGTCAGAGAATGAAACAATCACCATTACTGATTTGGAGGCCAGATGA